The following are from one region of the Chromobacterium phragmitis genome:
- a CDS encoding alpha-2-macroglobulin family protein codes for MKTLIRRGLMLAALAAPAASHAGVATFSPQGEAKEISQVRATFSASMIALGNSAAPAPFSWSCGLKGKAHWVDDKTWALDLPETPAANTDCRFTLKPGLKDMQGNPVAGPAFRFFTGLPIISRHWPDEGRIEEDQAFALKFNAANVSPSSLYCQSSSLPERVPVRPLASADRAALLKHLDLQKDAARVLTVRCDQRLAPDSKLSLVHLRGAGKPDKLDFQVRPAFSANMSCQRESAKGACIPFKPIILNFSSPVPEKLAMAIRLSGGGADRAPQPQERSKGEPVDSVSFAPPFPPLETLTLTLPKDFRDEVGRPLVNAGRFPLAFKLGDYPPLAKFAAAPFGIIESGADAALPITLRGVEANLKVQSVQLGGKALHVLNDADMMEWLAKVQRYHESNLPAGKDKTIESRRVSLLNKNRDAAPLKLPTQPDKNGKWPFEVVGIPLPKPGLYVVEVSSRLLGKSLLGADKPMYVRTAALVTNMAVHLKRSGENASVWVTTLDKGKPVPDAKISVYDCKGETLWSGKADKNGIASINKQLNGGECSSDEALSGLFVTARAKDAQGNEDVSFVRSGWNRGIESWRFPFPTQWNDNPSILAHTILDRPLFRAGETVSMKHLLRVQAGKGLVQLKPGQLPQQLRIVHDGSGDEINLPLAWRNGRYAESSYALPKEAKLGEYTLYLERKGTRGPDDKAKPASPELDGYSLRSGGFRVEEFRLPVMTGRIFTAKGANIGAKQVPLNVSMSWGNGGPAKDWPVEVSAMLADSYTHFKAYDGFTFSPPQRSRENSDGSLDGKVVLDKAALKLDANGNGKVAIDKLPKLDRRYDLVTEAAYRDPNGETQTLTRRIPLWPAALQVGVSVDSWITAGRALKLKAVVLDTAGKPVANQDVKVTLREHRYLSSRKRLVGGFYAWDHNEETDDKGKVCSGTSDARGLVFCDINLKDAGDMELIAEAKDGQGNVAQAAQSVWVSKHDELWFDVDNNDRIDILPEKTSYLPGETARFQVRMPFRKATAWLAIEREGILETRVVELEGKDPTVELKIGPDWTPNVYVSVLAVRGRVRDVPWYSFFTWGWKSPSEWWDAYWNEGGDYAPPTAMVDLSRPAFKYGIAEIQVGDAAKRLSVEVTPAKKSYGIRETAEVAIKVKLPNGKPAPAGTEVAFAAVDEALLELQPNHSWELMQAMYQRHSYGVETATAQLEVVGKRHYGRKSLPPGGGGGKAPTRELLDTLLTWQPSVKLDANGSARVKVTTNDALSRFRLVAVADVGNDMFGTGESGFNVTQDLQLTSGIPPLAREGDQFQAGVTVRNGGEKPLKIKVSAAASGLPALPAREISLPVGEARLVSWNVTVPEGLKEAQWTFAAQQVDGKAADKLAVKQQVDPAVPVTVEQATLQRVSPDLAIPAAPPPGALPGRGGIRVSLQAKLGNSLPGVRRWFEDYPYACLEQRSSIAIGLSDGKRWEQLMSELPLYLDGNGLAAYFPLGEGAPDRGSDVLTSYLLSVANESGMAIPEGPRGKMLDGLSAFVEGKLKRDLPTSRQDADARRLAAMDALSRYGRFRPAMLDVLDLNPQKMGTAMLVDWLSLLNRAADIPQRAGRSAEASNLLRARLTYQGTKMGFSTEASDYAWWLMGNGDVNAAKLLLAARKLPDWQADMPRLLTGLLARQQKGHWGTTTANLWGSLAAAQFSRQFETAPVAGQTRAVLGNSSLSLAWPQEGVKQLGLLPWPAAAGSLQLKHAGSGAPWATIQAEAAIPLKTARYAGYSIKKTLTPVSQKVDGQYQPGDVVKVTLVIQAQSDMSWVVVDDPIPAGAAIQGSGLGRDSAIDAKSGNGGDYADYIERRFAGYRAYYSYVPRGELKVEYTMRLNNPGVFKLPPTRVEAMYAPDVFGMSPNGVFKVVDGGK; via the coding sequence ATGAAAACTCTGATACGCCGCGGCCTGATGCTGGCCGCCCTCGCCGCTCCCGCCGCCTCTCACGCTGGCGTGGCCACCTTCAGCCCTCAGGGCGAAGCGAAGGAAATCAGCCAGGTGCGCGCCACCTTCTCCGCCAGCATGATCGCGCTGGGCAACAGCGCGGCGCCGGCGCCTTTTTCCTGGAGCTGCGGCCTGAAAGGCAAGGCCCACTGGGTGGACGACAAGACCTGGGCGCTGGACTTGCCGGAAACGCCGGCCGCCAACACCGATTGCCGCTTCACGCTGAAGCCCGGCCTGAAGGACATGCAGGGCAATCCGGTGGCCGGACCAGCCTTCCGCTTCTTCACCGGCCTGCCCATCATCAGCCGGCACTGGCCGGACGAGGGGCGGATCGAGGAAGATCAGGCCTTCGCGCTGAAATTCAACGCGGCCAATGTGTCGCCGTCCTCGCTGTACTGCCAGTCGTCGAGCTTGCCGGAGCGCGTCCCGGTGCGGCCGCTCGCCAGCGCCGACCGCGCGGCGCTGCTCAAGCACCTGGACCTGCAAAAAGACGCCGCCCGCGTGCTGACCGTGCGCTGCGACCAGCGACTGGCGCCGGACAGCAAGCTGTCGCTGGTCCACCTGCGCGGCGCCGGCAAGCCGGACAAGCTGGATTTCCAGGTGCGCCCCGCCTTCAGCGCCAACATGAGCTGCCAGCGCGAGAGCGCCAAGGGCGCCTGCATTCCGTTCAAGCCCATCATCCTTAACTTCAGTTCGCCGGTGCCGGAAAAGCTGGCGATGGCCATCCGCCTGTCCGGCGGCGGCGCAGATCGCGCGCCCCAACCGCAAGAGCGCAGCAAGGGCGAGCCGGTGGACAGCGTCAGCTTCGCGCCGCCGTTCCCGCCGCTGGAAACCTTGACGCTGACGCTGCCCAAGGACTTCCGCGACGAAGTGGGCCGGCCGCTGGTCAACGCCGGCCGCTTCCCGCTCGCGTTCAAGCTGGGCGACTACCCGCCGCTGGCCAAATTCGCCGCCGCGCCGTTCGGCATCATCGAGTCCGGCGCCGACGCCGCCTTGCCGATCACGCTGCGCGGCGTGGAAGCCAACCTGAAAGTCCAGTCGGTACAGCTGGGCGGCAAGGCGCTGCACGTGCTGAACGACGCCGACATGATGGAGTGGCTGGCCAAGGTGCAGCGCTACCATGAAAGCAATCTGCCTGCCGGCAAGGACAAAACCATAGAGAGCCGGCGCGTGTCGTTGCTGAATAAAAACCGCGACGCCGCGCCGCTGAAACTGCCGACCCAGCCGGACAAGAACGGCAAGTGGCCGTTCGAGGTGGTGGGCATCCCGCTGCCCAAGCCCGGCCTCTACGTGGTGGAGGTATCGTCCCGCTTGCTGGGCAAATCGCTGTTGGGCGCTGACAAGCCGATGTACGTGCGCACCGCCGCCCTCGTCACCAATATGGCCGTGCATCTGAAGCGCTCCGGCGAAAACGCGTCGGTTTGGGTGACCACGCTGGACAAGGGCAAGCCGGTGCCGGACGCCAAAATCAGCGTCTACGACTGCAAGGGCGAGACCCTGTGGTCCGGCAAGGCCGACAAAAACGGCATCGCCAGCATCAACAAGCAGTTGAACGGCGGCGAATGCTCGTCCGACGAGGCGCTGTCCGGCTTGTTCGTCACCGCCCGCGCCAAAGACGCGCAGGGCAACGAAGACGTGTCCTTCGTCCGATCCGGCTGGAACCGCGGCATCGAATCCTGGCGCTTCCCCTTCCCCACCCAATGGAACGACAACCCGTCCATACTGGCCCATACCATTCTGGACCGCCCGCTGTTCCGCGCCGGCGAAACGGTGTCGATGAAGCATCTGCTGCGAGTGCAGGCCGGCAAGGGCCTGGTTCAGCTGAAACCCGGCCAACTGCCGCAACAGCTGCGCATCGTCCATGACGGCAGCGGCGATGAAATCAACCTGCCGCTAGCCTGGCGCAACGGCCGCTACGCCGAAAGCAGCTACGCGCTGCCGAAGGAGGCCAAGCTGGGCGAGTACACACTGTATCTGGAACGCAAGGGCACGCGCGGCCCGGACGACAAGGCCAAGCCGGCCAGTCCGGAGCTGGACGGCTATTCGCTGCGCAGCGGCGGCTTCCGCGTCGAGGAATTCCGCCTGCCGGTGATGACCGGCCGCATCTTCACCGCCAAGGGCGCCAATATCGGCGCCAAGCAAGTGCCGCTGAATGTGTCGATGTCCTGGGGCAACGGCGGCCCGGCCAAGGACTGGCCGGTGGAGGTCAGCGCGATGCTGGCCGACAGCTATACCCACTTCAAGGCCTACGACGGCTTCACCTTCTCGCCCCCGCAGCGCAGCCGCGAAAACAGCGATGGCTCGCTCGATGGCAAGGTGGTGCTGGACAAGGCCGCGCTGAAGCTGGACGCCAACGGCAACGGCAAGGTGGCTATCGACAAGCTGCCCAAGCTGGACCGCCGCTACGATCTGGTGACCGAGGCCGCCTACCGCGATCCCAACGGCGAAACCCAGACCCTCACCCGCCGCATCCCGCTGTGGCCGGCCGCGCTGCAGGTGGGCGTCAGCGTCGACAGCTGGATCACCGCCGGCCGCGCGCTGAAACTGAAAGCCGTGGTGCTGGACACCGCGGGCAAACCTGTCGCCAACCAGGACGTCAAGGTGACGCTGCGCGAGCACCGCTACCTGTCCAGCCGCAAGAGGCTGGTCGGCGGCTTCTACGCCTGGGACCACAACGAGGAAACCGACGACAAGGGCAAGGTGTGCAGCGGCACGTCCGACGCCCGCGGCCTGGTGTTCTGCGACATCAACCTCAAGGACGCCGGCGACATGGAGTTGATCGCCGAAGCCAAGGACGGCCAGGGCAACGTCGCCCAGGCCGCGCAATCGGTGTGGGTCAGCAAGCATGACGAACTGTGGTTCGACGTCGACAACAACGACCGCATCGACATCCTGCCCGAGAAAACCAGCTACCTGCCCGGCGAAACCGCCCGCTTCCAGGTGCGCATGCCCTTCCGCAAAGCCACCGCCTGGCTGGCCATCGAGCGCGAAGGCATTCTGGAAACCCGCGTGGTGGAACTGGAAGGCAAGGACCCGACGGTAGAACTGAAAATCGGCCCCGACTGGACGCCCAACGTCTACGTGTCGGTGCTGGCCGTCCGCGGCCGCGTGCGTGACGTGCCGTGGTACTCGTTCTTCACCTGGGGCTGGAAGAGCCCGTCGGAATGGTGGGACGCCTACTGGAACGAAGGCGGCGACTATGCGCCGCCGACCGCGATGGTGGACCTGTCGCGCCCGGCCTTCAAATACGGCATCGCCGAAATCCAGGTGGGCGACGCCGCCAAACGGCTGAGCGTGGAGGTGACGCCGGCCAAGAAGAGCTACGGCATCCGCGAGACCGCCGAAGTTGCCATCAAGGTGAAGCTGCCCAATGGCAAGCCGGCCCCGGCCGGCACCGAGGTGGCCTTCGCCGCGGTGGACGAAGCGCTGCTGGAGCTGCAACCCAACCACAGCTGGGAGCTGATGCAGGCGATGTACCAGCGCCACAGCTACGGCGTGGAAACCGCCACCGCCCAGCTGGAGGTGGTGGGTAAGCGCCACTACGGCCGCAAATCGCTGCCGCCGGGCGGCGGCGGCGGCAAAGCGCCGACGCGCGAGCTGCTGGACACCCTGCTCACCTGGCAACCCAGCGTGAAATTGGACGCCAACGGCAGCGCCCGCGTCAAAGTGACCACCAACGACGCCCTCAGCCGCTTCCGCCTGGTGGCGGTGGCCGATGTCGGCAATGACATGTTCGGCACTGGCGAATCCGGCTTCAACGTCACGCAAGATCTGCAACTGACTTCCGGCATTCCGCCGCTGGCGCGCGAGGGCGACCAGTTCCAGGCCGGCGTCACCGTGCGCAACGGCGGCGAGAAGCCGCTGAAGATCAAGGTTTCCGCCGCCGCGTCCGGCCTCCCAGCGCTGCCGGCCCGGGAAATCAGCCTGCCGGTGGGCGAGGCGCGGCTGGTCAGCTGGAATGTGACGGTGCCGGAAGGCCTGAAAGAGGCGCAATGGACCTTCGCCGCCCAGCAAGTGGACGGCAAGGCCGCCGACAAGCTGGCGGTCAAGCAGCAGGTCGACCCCGCCGTGCCGGTGACGGTGGAACAGGCCACGCTGCAACGCGTGTCGCCCGATCTGGCCATCCCCGCGGCGCCGCCGCCGGGCGCGCTGCCGGGCCGCGGCGGCATCCGCGTCAGCCTGCAGGCCAAACTGGGCAACAGCCTGCCCGGCGTGCGCCGCTGGTTCGAGGACTACCCCTACGCCTGCCTGGAGCAGCGCAGCTCCATCGCCATCGGCCTGTCCGACGGCAAACGCTGGGAGCAACTGATGAGCGAGCTGCCGCTGTATCTGGACGGCAACGGCCTGGCCGCCTACTTCCCGCTTGGGGAAGGCGCGCCGGACCGCGGCAGCGACGTGCTGACCAGCTACCTGCTGTCCGTGGCCAACGAATCCGGCATGGCCATCCCGGAAGGTCCGCGCGGCAAAATGCTGGACGGCCTGTCCGCCTTCGTCGAAGGCAAGCTCAAGCGCGATCTGCCCACCAGCCGCCAAGACGCCGACGCGCGCCGGCTCGCGGCGATGGACGCGCTGTCGCGCTACGGCCGCTTCCGCCCGGCGATGCTGGACGTGCTGGACCTGAACCCACAGAAGATGGGCACCGCCATGCTGGTGGACTGGCTGTCGCTGCTGAACCGCGCGGCGGACATCCCCCAGCGCGCCGGCCGCAGCGCGGAAGCCTCCAACCTGCTGCGCGCCCGCCTGACCTACCAAGGCACCAAGATGGGTTTCAGCACCGAGGCCAGCGACTACGCCTGGTGGCTGATGGGCAACGGCGACGTCAACGCCGCCAAGCTGCTGCTGGCCGCGCGCAAGCTGCCGGACTGGCAGGCCGACATGCCGCGCCTGCTGACCGGCCTGCTCGCCCGCCAGCAAAAAGGCCATTGGGGCACCACCACCGCCAATCTGTGGGGATCTCTGGCCGCCGCGCAGTTCTCGCGCCAGTTCGAAACCGCGCCGGTGGCGGGCCAGACCCGCGCCGTCCTCGGCAATTCCAGCCTGAGCCTCGCCTGGCCGCAGGAAGGCGTCAAGCAACTGGGCCTGCTGCCCTGGCCGGCAGCGGCCGGCAGCT